A genomic window from Flintibacter sp. KGMB00164 includes:
- a CDS encoding helix-turn-helix transcriptional regulator, giving the protein MYPRIRALREDHDLSQRQVAEMLGMSQTGYSKYETGENDIPTAALIKLSTFYHTSVDYLLGLTPVSSPYPTSK; this is encoded by the coding sequence ATGTATCCCAGAATCCGAGCCCTGCGTGAGGACCACGACCTGAGCCAGCGGCAGGTGGCTGAAATGCTGGGTATGTCCCAAACCGGCTATTCCAAATACGAGACGGGGGAAAATGATATTCCCACCGCTGCCCTGATCAAATTATCCACATTCTATCATACCAGTGTGGATTATCTTCTGGGCTTGACCCCAGTTTCCTCCCCTTATCCTACCTCCAAATAA
- a CDS encoding YerC/YecD family TrpR-related protein, protein MAKTERKERSQALYETILKLKDLDECRKFFEDLCTPTELQSMEQRFDVAVYLQQGLVYLDILEKTGASSATISRVRRSMLEGGAGGVVRDIIIREGLDKKD, encoded by the coding sequence ATGGCGAAAACGGAGCGTAAAGAGCGCAGCCAGGCCCTGTATGAGACGATTTTGAAGTTAAAGGACCTGGACGAGTGCCGGAAATTTTTTGAGGATCTCTGTACCCCCACGGAGCTGCAGTCCATGGAGCAGCGCTTTGATGTGGCCGTCTACCTCCAGCAGGGTCTGGTCTATCTGGACATCCTGGAGAAGACCGGAGCCAGCAGCGCTACCATCAGCCGGGTCCGCCGGTCCATGCTGGAAGGCGGCGCAGGCGGTGTGGTACGGGACATCATCATCCGGGAAGGCCTGGACAAAAAAGACTGA
- the iorA gene encoding indolepyruvate ferredoxin oxidoreductase subunit alpha, which produces MKQLMLGNAAVARGLYEAGCSVASSYPGTPSTEITEEAAKYDAIYCEWAPNEKVAMETAFGACLAGKRSFCGMKHVGLNVAADPLFTISYTGVNAGMVIAVADDAGMHSSQNEQDSRHYAIAAKVPMLEPSDSAEALAFAKRAYEISEEFDTPVILKMCTRVSHSQSLVELGERTEVEKPYEKNIAKYVMMPGNAIRRHPVVEERTRKLTEFAETCDLNRVEMGGTSMGVITSSTSYQYVKEVFGDSVSVLKLGMVNPLPVKLILDFASKVDKLVVVEELDSIIEDHCRKLGLKVWGKNVLPLEGEFSQNLVASKLGGTVHTGKTLEDAIPPRPPVMCAGCPHRGLFYTLNKNKCTVLGDIGCYTLGAVAPLSAMDMTLCMGGSISGIHGFNKARGEETEGKTVAVIGDSTFMHSGMTGLANIAYNQSNSTVIILDNSITGMTGHQQNPTTGYNIKGDPAGKIDLESLCKAMGFNRVRVVDPYDLKACDQAVKEELAANEPSVIISRRPCALLKYVKHNAPLAVNKDKCIGCKSCMKIGCPAISIKEGKAWVDNTLCVGCGVCEQLCPVGAFESTGKEG; this is translated from the coding sequence ATGAAACAACTGATGTTGGGCAACGCGGCTGTTGCCCGTGGACTGTATGAGGCGGGGTGCTCTGTGGCCTCCAGCTACCCCGGTACCCCCAGTACCGAGATCACCGAAGAGGCCGCCAAGTACGACGCCATCTACTGTGAGTGGGCTCCCAATGAGAAGGTGGCTATGGAGACCGCCTTTGGCGCGTGCCTTGCCGGCAAGCGCTCCTTCTGCGGTATGAAGCACGTGGGCCTCAACGTAGCTGCCGACCCGCTGTTCACCATCTCCTACACCGGTGTGAATGCGGGCATGGTCATCGCTGTGGCCGACGATGCGGGCATGCACTCCTCTCAGAACGAGCAGGACTCCCGCCACTATGCCATCGCAGCCAAGGTGCCTATGCTGGAGCCCTCCGACTCCGCCGAGGCCCTGGCCTTTGCCAAGCGGGCCTATGAGATCTCCGAGGAGTTTGATACCCCGGTCATCCTGAAGATGTGCACCCGTGTATCCCACTCCCAGTCCCTGGTGGAGCTGGGGGAGCGCACCGAGGTGGAGAAGCCCTATGAGAAGAACATCGCCAAGTACGTGATGATGCCGGGCAACGCCATCCGCCGTCACCCTGTGGTGGAGGAGCGCACCCGCAAGCTCACCGAGTTTGCTGAGACCTGCGACCTCAACCGGGTAGAGATGGGCGGTACTTCCATGGGCGTGATCACCTCTTCCACCTCCTATCAGTATGTGAAGGAGGTCTTTGGGGACAGCGTGTCGGTGCTCAAGCTGGGCATGGTCAACCCCCTGCCTGTGAAGCTGATTCTGGACTTTGCCAGCAAGGTGGACAAGCTGGTGGTCGTGGAGGAGCTGGACTCCATCATCGAGGACCACTGCCGCAAGCTGGGCCTGAAGGTTTGGGGCAAGAACGTGCTGCCTCTGGAGGGTGAGTTCTCCCAGAACCTGGTGGCCTCCAAGCTGGGCGGTACCGTACATACCGGCAAGACCCTGGAGGACGCCATTCCTCCCCGTCCCCCTGTTATGTGCGCCGGCTGTCCCCACCGCGGCCTGTTCTACACCCTGAACAAGAATAAGTGTACTGTCCTGGGCGACATCGGCTGCTACACCCTGGGTGCGGTGGCTCCCCTGTCCGCCATGGATATGACCCTGTGCATGGGCGGCTCCATCTCCGGCATCCACGGCTTCAACAAGGCCCGTGGGGAGGAGACTGAGGGCAAGACCGTGGCCGTCATCGGCGACTCCACCTTCATGCACTCTGGTATGACTGGTCTGGCCAACATCGCCTACAACCAGTCCAACTCCACTGTCATCATCCTGGACAACTCCATTACCGGCATGACCGGCCACCAGCAGAACCCCACCACCGGCTACAACATCAAGGGCGACCCCGCCGGTAAGATTGATCTGGAGTCCCTGTGCAAGGCCATGGGCTTCAACCGCGTCCGGGTGGTGGACCCCTATGACCTGAAGGCCTGTGACCAGGCGGTAAAGGAGGAGCTGGCCGCCAACGAGCCCTCCGTCATCATCTCCCGCCGTCCCTGCGCTCTCTTGAAGTACGTCAAGCACAACGCGCCTCTGGCGGTGAACAAGGACAAGTGCATCGGCTGTAAGAGCTGCATGAAGATCGGCTGCCCCGCCATCTCCATCAAGGAGGGCAAGGCCTGGGTGGACAACACCCTGTGTGTGGGCTGCGGCGTGTGCGAGCAGCTGTGCCCCGTAGGGGCCTTTGAGAGCACCGGCAAGGAGGGTTAA
- a CDS encoding indolepyruvate oxidoreductase subunit beta: METKNIMIVGVGGQGSLLASKLLGHLLMEQGYDVKVSEVHGMSQRGGSVVTYVRYGDKVNSPVIDKGEADFIVSFELLEAARWLEYLKPDGQIVTSTQQIDPMPVITGAAKYPENLVEKMKATGAKVDALDCLALAEQAGSSKAVNIVLMGRLSHYFDLPEEAWQASLEAMVPPKFLELNKKAFELGKLS, encoded by the coding sequence ATGGAAACCAAGAATATTATGATCGTAGGCGTGGGTGGCCAGGGCTCCCTGCTGGCCAGTAAGCTGCTGGGCCACCTGCTTATGGAGCAGGGATATGACGTCAAGGTGTCCGAGGTCCACGGTATGTCCCAGCGCGGCGGCAGCGTGGTTACCTATGTACGCTACGGCGACAAGGTAAATTCTCCTGTCATTGATAAGGGCGAGGCGGACTTTATTGTCTCCTTCGAACTGCTGGAGGCTGCCCGTTGGCTGGAGTATCTCAAGCCCGACGGACAAATCGTCACCTCCACCCAGCAGATCGACCCCATGCCTGTTATTACCGGGGCCGCCAAGTACCCCGAAAATCTGGTGGAGAAGATGAAGGCCACCGGAGCCAAGGTGGACGCGCTGGACTGTCTGGCTCTGGCCGAGCAGGCTGGCTCCTCTAAGGCAGTGAATATTGTGCTCATGGGCCGGCTGTCTCACTACTTCGACCTGCCGGAGGAGGCCTGGCAGGCTTCTCTGGAGGCCATGGTGCCCCCCAAGTTCCTGGAGCTGAACAAGAAGGCCTTCGAGCTGGGGAAGCTTTCTTAA
- a CDS encoding phenylacetate--CoA ligase: MERYYQPEIECASREQIRAWQDERLVKQVRHAYDHVPYYKKLMDEKGVRPEDIKSVDDLHKLPFTYKKDLRDTYPYGLFAVPMKDVVRLHASSGTTGKQIVVGYTREDLDIWDDIVARQLVAVGATEEDKVHISYGYGLFTGGLGLHGGATKLGATVIPVSSGNTQRQITILRDFGSTVLCCTPSYAAFIGETLHEMGLTGKDIPLKAGIFGAEAWSEEMRQDIQEKLGIKAYDIYGLTEIMGPGVAYECSEQNGMHVNEDHFIIEIIDPETGEVLPEGQQGEIVFSCITRQAFPLLRYRTRDIGVIRHEKCSCGRTFVKMSKPMGRSDDMLIIRGVNVFPSQIETVLLNHGYPANYQIIVDRVKSTDTLDIQVEMTPEMFTDNLGEIDRRQKELVEGLRSLLGLAAKVTLVAPKSIVRSEGKAVRVIDKRKI; the protein is encoded by the coding sequence TTGGAACGGTATTATCAGCCCGAGATTGAATGCGCCTCTCGGGAGCAAATTCGTGCCTGGCAGGATGAACGCCTGGTCAAGCAGGTGCGCCATGCCTATGACCACGTGCCTTATTACAAGAAGCTGATGGACGAAAAGGGAGTGCGTCCGGAGGACATTAAGTCGGTGGACGACCTGCACAAGCTGCCCTTTACCTATAAAAAGGACCTGCGGGATACCTATCCCTATGGGCTGTTTGCCGTTCCCATGAAGGATGTGGTGCGGCTGCATGCCTCCTCCGGAACCACTGGAAAGCAGATCGTGGTAGGCTATACCCGGGAGGACCTGGATATCTGGGACGATATTGTGGCCCGTCAGCTGGTGGCCGTGGGAGCCACCGAGGAGGATAAGGTACATATCTCCTATGGTTATGGCCTGTTTACCGGCGGTCTGGGACTGCACGGCGGCGCTACCAAGCTGGGCGCCACGGTCATTCCCGTCTCCTCCGGCAACACCCAGCGGCAGATCACCATTCTCCGGGACTTTGGCTCTACCGTTCTGTGCTGCACCCCCTCCTACGCCGCCTTTATCGGCGAGACCCTCCACGAGATGGGACTCACCGGCAAGGACATTCCTCTGAAGGCGGGCATCTTCGGTGCCGAGGCCTGGAGTGAGGAGATGCGCCAGGATATCCAGGAGAAGCTGGGCATCAAGGCCTATGACATCTATGGCCTGACCGAGATCATGGGTCCCGGCGTGGCTTACGAGTGCTCCGAGCAGAACGGAATGCACGTCAACGAGGACCACTTTATCATCGAGATTATCGATCCCGAGACCGGAGAGGTGCTGCCCGAGGGTCAGCAGGGTGAGATCGTCTTCTCCTGTATCACCCGCCAGGCCTTCCCCCTGCTGCGCTACCGCACCCGGGACATCGGCGTGATCCGCCACGAAAAGTGCTCCTGCGGACGCACCTTCGTGAAGATGAGCAAGCCCATGGGCCGCAGCGACGATATGCTCATCATCCGCGGCGTCAACGTCTTCCCCTCTCAGATCGAGACGGTGCTACTCAACCACGGCTATCCCGCCAACTACCAGATCATCGTGGATCGGGTCAAGTCTACCGACACGCTGGATATCCAGGTGGAGATGACCCCCGAGATGTTTACCGACAACCTGGGCGAGATCGACCGTCGTCAGAAGGAACTGGTGGAGGGCCTGCGCTCTCTGCTGGGTCTGGCCGCCAAGGTCACCCTGGTGGCCCCCAAGTCCATTGTCCGCAGCGAGGGCAAGGCGGTCCGGGTCATCGACAAGCGGAAAATTTAA